Proteins found in one Aspergillus puulaauensis MK2 DNA, chromosome 8, nearly complete sequence genomic segment:
- a CDS encoding ATP-binding cassette glutathione S-conjugate transporter YCF1 (COG:Q;~EggNog:ENOG410PFBG;~InterPro:IPR017871,IPR027417,IPR003593,IPR011527, IPR003439,IPR036640;~PFAM:PF00005,PF00664;~TransMembrane:13 (o55-76i88-110o122-143i150-168o183-202i337-362o435-456i529-549o561-584i961-985o1005-1032i1091-1117o1189-1212i);~go_component: GO:0016021 - integral component of membrane [Evidence IEA];~go_function: GO:0005524 - ATP binding [Evidence IEA];~go_function: GO:0016887 - ATPase activity [Evidence IEA];~go_function: GO:0042626 - ATPase-coupled transmembrane transporter activity [Evidence IEA];~go_process: GO:0055085 - transmembrane transport [Evidence IEA]), whose product MLEDSSQSVLGEIAPGSLPPTSFQPAKLQPFCGNVEGWGPLSRFRFDLTPCFLDVGVSLVAVFGLVLGSGAIWFLFKKRIPQPVSKNWHFYAKLVVLSGLLFTTALQAAIQAETYTNWFADFRFWSSILVFASLGVIFTVQYYEHWRSRHANGVVLFYWLFFVIAYAVKLRSHVAQKSYNDQLPYFVCVNVSLGLAILEFALEYFVPKKQSAYDALGDEDECPYEYADVFSVLTFSWMTPMMKFGYKNFLTQDDLWNLRRRDTTRTTGSALEENWEYELEREKPSLWTALFKSYSGPYIRGAVIKCGSDMLAFVQPQLLRVLIDFINSYRTPEPQPIIRGVAISLAMFVVSVTQTSCLHQYFQRAFDTGMRVKSGLTAMIYAKSLKLSSEGRASKTTGDIVNHMAVDQQRLSDLTQFGTQLWSAPFQITLCMISLYQLVGVSMFAGIAVMILMIPLNGIIARMMKKLQLIQMKNKDARSRLMTEILNNIKSIKLYAWNNAFMNKLSHIRNDLELNTLRKIGATQSVANFTWQSTPFLVSCSTFTVFVLIEDRPLTTSIVFPALTLFNLLTFPLSILPMVITAVIEASVAVTRLTDYLTAEELQADAVKYEDSVTHIGDESVRIRDADFCWNRYKDETALENIDLSCRKGELNCIVGRVGSGKSSLLQALLGDLWKKQGEVIVRGRIAYVAQAAWVMNASVRENIVFGHRWDPQFYDLTVEACALLDDFKNLPDGDQTEVGERGISLSGGQKARLTLARAVYARADIYLLDDVLSAVDQHVGRHLINHVLGRSGILSSKTRILATNAIPVLKEADFIGLLRDKTLIEKGTYEQLMAMKGEIANLVRTTMNDSDDEGSGAESRGLASPESSESATMIEDPDSEYSDMDEAEQQIGSLAPIKSAVGRRTSTVTLRRASTVSWQGPRRKLGDEENILKSKQTQESSQQGKVKWSVYGEYAKNSNLVAVGFYLFTLVGAQTAQVGGSYWLKHWTETSETQSDSSSAGKFIGIYLALGIGSSVLVIFQNLILWIFCSIEASRKLHERMAFSIFRSPMRFFETTPSGRVLNRFSSDIYRIDEVLARTFNMLFGNSAKAIFTLIVIASSTPPFLILVLPLGYIYFSYQKYYLRTSRELKRLDSVTRSPIFAHFQESLGGVSTIRAYRQEERFSMENEWRMDANLRAYFPSISANRWLAVRLEFIGSIIILASALLSIVSVSTGSKLSAGMVGLAMSYALQITQSLNWIVRQTVEVETNIVSVERVLEYASLPSEAPEVIFKNRPAIGWPAQGAVSFKNYSTRYREGLDLVLKDVDLDIKPHEKIGVVGRTGAGKSSLTLALFRIIEATNGGISIDNLDVSTIGLFDLRGRLAIIPQDPAMFEGTVRDNLDPRHVHDDTELWSVLEHARLKDHVSQMEGQLDAHVQEGGSNLSQGQRQLISLARALLTPSNILVLDEATAAVDVETDALLQRTLRSSIFRDRTIITIAHRINTIIDSDRIVVLDKGRVAEFDSPAALIKQRGKFYDLVKEAGLLDSDGNAINVQ is encoded by the exons ATGCTGGAAGACAGCTCTCAGTCGGTCCTCGGGGAGATCGCCCCAGGATCCCTGCCGCCGACCTCATTCCAACCTGCGAAGCTCCAGCCTTTCTGCGGCAATGTCGAAGGTTGGGGCCCTTTAAGCCGGTTCAGATTCGACCTTACGCCATGCTTCCTGGACGTCGGCGTCTCGTTGGTTGCCGTGTTCGGGTTGGTTTTGGGAAGCGGTGCTATCTGGTTTCTCTTTAAGAAGCGCATACCACAGCCGGTGTCGAAGAACTGGCATTTCTATGCAAAGCTG GTTGTTTTATCCGGCTTGTTATTTACTACCGCTCTACAAGCAGCAATTCAAGCCGAAACCTACACCAACTGGTTTGCTGACTTCCGGTTCTGGAGTTCCATCCTTGTCTTTGCCTCGCTGGGTGTTATCTTCACCGTACAGTACTATGAACATTGGCGCAGCAGACACGCAAATGGCGTTGTCCTCTTTTACTGGCTTTTCTTCGTTATCGCATACGCTGTCAAACTGCGGTCGCACGTAGCTCAGAAATCTTACAATGACCAACTGCCATACTTCGTCTGCGTCAACGTCAGCTTGGGCCTTGCAATTCTGGAATTTGCACTGGAGTATTTTGTTCCGAAGAAGCAGAGTGCCTATGATGCCTTGggtgacgaagatgaatgTCCGTATGAGTATGCGGATGTATTTTCCGTTCTTACCTTCAGCTGGATGACGCCTATGATGAAATTCGGATACAAAAACTTCTTGACGCAGGATGACCTATGGAATCTTCGCCGCCGGGATACTACCCGTACCACCGGTAGTGCGTTGGAGGAGAACTGGGAATACGAGTTAGAGAGAGAAAAGCCCTCTCTCTGGACGGCACTATTCAAATCCTATAGTGGCCCTTATATTCGTGGAGCAGTTATCAAGTGCGGAAGTGATATGCTTGCCTTCGTCCAACCGCAACTCTTACGAGTCCTGATTGATTTCATCAACTCGTATCGGACCCCTGAGCCGCAGCCGATCATCAGAGGAGTCGCTATATCCCTTGCCATGTTTGTGGTCTCCGTGACCCAAACGTCATGTCTTCATCAATATTTCCAACGGGCATTTGATACCGGTATGCGTGTCAAGTCCGGCCTCACTGCTATGATTTACGCCAAATCCCTCAAGCTTTCGAGTGAGGGGCGCGCATCGAAGACTACCGGCGACATTGTTAACCATATGGCCGTGGATCAGCAGCGCCTGTCTGATCTGACCCAGTTTGGTACGCAGCTTTGGTCCGCACCTTTCCAAATCACTCTTTGTATGATCTCACTTTACCAATTGGTCGGAGTGAGCATGTTTGCTGGTATCGCTGTCATGATTCTGATGATTCCGCTTAATGGTATCATTGCGCGAATGATGAAGAAGCTCCAGCTTATTCAGATGAAGAACAAGGACGCGAGATCCAGGCTAATGACTGAAATTCTAAACAACATCAAGAGCATTAAGCTTTACGCCTGGAACAATGCATTTATGAACAAGCTGAGCCATATCCGTAATGACTTGGAGTTGAATACCCTTCGCAAGATTGGAGCAACCCAGTCTGTTGCAAACTTCACCTGGCAATCGACGCCGTTCCTCGTTTCGTGCTCCACGTTCACTGTCTTTGTTTTGATTGAAGATCGGCCTCTGACAACATCGATTGTATTCCCGGCTCTGACgctcttcaacctcctcacaTTCCCACTTTCGATCCTCCCCATGGTTATTACCGCAGTGATTGAAGCATCTGTAGCTGTTACACGTCTGACAGATTACCTGACTGCTGAGGAGCTTCAAGCTGATGCCGTGAAATACGAAGATTCCGTCACCCATATTGGGGATGAGTCTGTCCGTATTCGCGACGCAGATTTCTGTTGGAACAGGTACAAGGACGAGACGGCACTGGAGAACATCGATCTAAGTTGCCGTAAAGGAGAGCTTAACTGCATTGTCGGACGTGTTGGTTCTGGAAagtcttctcttcttcaggcCCTTCTTGGTGACTTGTGGAAGAAACAAGGCGAAGTTATTGTTCGCGGACGCATCGCCTACGTCGCTCAAGCCGCTTGGGTTATGAACGCTAGTGTCCGAGAGAACATTGTGTTTGGTCATCGCTGGGATCCCCAATTCTATGATTTAACCGTAGAGGCATGTGCTCTGCTCGACGACTTCAAGAACCTGCCCGATGGCGATCAGACCGAGGTTGGAGAAAGGGGTATTTCTCTTTCTGGAGGACAGAAGGCCAGATTGACGCTCGCTAGAGCCGTATACGCTCGTGCTGATATCTACCTCCTGGATGATGTTCTATCGGCAGTCGACCAGCATGTTGGTCGTCATTTGATCAACCATGTTCTTGGACGAAGTGGTattctcagcagcaagacGAGAATTCTTGCTACAAATGCCATTCCTGTTTTGAAGGAGGCGGACTTCATCGGTCTACTCCGCGACAAGACATTGATCGAAAAGGGTACATACGAGCAGCTGATGGCCATGAAGGGAGAAATCGCCAACCTCGTTCGCACGACCATGAACGATTCGGACGACGAAGGCTCTGGTGCCGAAAGTCGCGGACTTGCTAGCCCTGAAAGCTCAGAGTCTGCGACTATGATCGAAGACCCCGATTCTGAATACTCTGATatggacgaggctgaacAGCAGATTGGCTCTCTTGCCCCAATCAAGTCCGCTGTTGGCCGCAGAACGAGCACTGTCACATTGCGCCGCGCAAGCACCGTAAGCTGGCAAGGCCCTCGACGCAAGCTTGGTGACGAAGAAAATATTTTGAAGAGCAAACAGACCCAGGAGAGCTCGCAACAAGGCAAAGTCAAATGGAGCGTGTATGGCGAATATGCCAAGAACAGCAACTTAGTTGCTGTCGGTTTCTACCTCTTCACCCTCGTGGGTGCGCAGACAGCACAGGTGGGAGGAAGTTACTGGCTTAAGCACTGGACTGAGACGAGTGAAACGCAGTCAGATTCGTCGAGTGCTGGCAAGTTTATCGGTATTTATCTGGCTTTGGGTATTGGGTCATCTGTGTTGGTCATTTTCCAAAATTTGATTTTGTGGATCTTTTGCTCTATTGAG GCATCCCGGAAGCTTCATGAGCGGATGGCGTTCTCTATCTTCCGTTCGCCGATGCGCTTTTTCGAGACGACACCATCTGGACGTGTCCTCAACCGATTTTCTAG TGACATTTATCGTATCGACGAGGTTCTTGCCCGGACATTTAATATG CTTTTTGGAAACTCAGCCAAAGCAATTTTTACGTTGATTGTTATTGCTAGCTCAACACCTCCGTTCTTGATTCTTGTCCTTCCCCTGGGATACATCTATTTCAGCTACCAGAAGTACTACCTCCGCACCTCCCGTGAATTGAAGCGTCTTGATAGTGTCACGCGGAGTCCCATCTTCGCACACTTCCAGGAGTCACTTGGAGGCGTATCCACGATCAGGGCCTATCGACAGGAGGAAAGATTCAGCATGGAGAATGAGTGGCGTATGGATGCAAACCTCCGTGCTTATTTCCCTTCAATCAGTGCCAACAGATGGCTTGCGGTTCGCCTCGAGTTTATCGGATCCATTATTATTTTGGCGTCTGCGCTGCTTTCGATTGTTTCGGTCTCGACCGGCAGCAAGCTGTCTGCAGGAATGGTTGGTTTGGCTATGTCCTATGCCCTCCAGATCACCCAGTCTCTCAACTGGATCGTGCGACAGACTGTCGAGGTTGAGACCAACATCGTGTCTGTCGAGCGTGTGCTCGAATATGCCAGCCTCCCGAGCGAAGCGCCTGAggtcatcttcaagaaccgCCCAGCAATCGGGTGGCCGGCGCAAGGCGCGGTGTCATTCAAGAACTATAGCACGCGCTACCGCGAAGGGCTTGACTTGGTGCTCAAGGACGTCGACCTGGACATCAAGCCCCATGAGAAgattggtgttgttgggcgTACAGGAGCTGGAAAGAGCTCACTAACACTAGCGCTCTTCCGCATCATCGAGGCTACCAACGGTGGAATTAG CATTGATAATCTAGACGTTTCGACAATTGGTTTGTTCGACCTTCGGGGACGTCTTGCCATTATTCCCCAGGATCCAGCCATGTTTGAAGGGACAGTGCGCGACAACCTGGATCCTCGCCATGTGCATGACGATACTGAACTGTGGAGCGTTCTTG AGCACGCACGACTAAAGGACCACGTTTCTCAAATGGAGGGTCAGCTGGATGCGCACGTTCAAGAAGGAG GCTCCAACCTCAGCCAAGGCCAGCGCCAACTGATTTCTCTCGCCCGAGCGCTCTTAACTCCCAGTAACATTCTCGTGCTTGACGAAGCAACG GCCGCCGTTGACGTTGAAACGGACGCACTTCTCCAACGCACGTTGCGCTCGAGCATCTTCCGAGACCGCACAATCATCACGATCGCACACCGAATCAACACGATCATCGACTCCGACCGGATCGTGGTTCTAGACAAGGGCCGCGTTGCTGAATTTGACTCACCAGCGGCGCTGATCAAGCAACGTGGAAAATTCTACGACCTCGTCAAGGAAGCGGGTTTGCTTGATAGTGACGGCAACGCAATTAATGTACAGTGA
- a CDS encoding exocyst subunit SEC8 (COG:U;~EggNog:ENOG410PGD6;~InterPro:IPR039682,IPR007191;~PFAM:PF04048;~go_component: GO:0000145 - exocyst [Evidence IEA];~go_process: GO:0006904 - vesicle docking involved in exocytosis [Evidence IEA];~go_process: GO:0090522 - vesicle tethering involved in exocytosis [Evidence IEA]) — MSGRSGYANGYGYSDTSRYDRGDGGYGNNSNLGVNGYGAGGGRDRRPGGYGGFYPEASQQPALSPAASPERRRDRYDRDDRSYSSSRSRTRGPDPERERRAQNPGDGSGRSRREPSRPGNTSNQGGERRAPTGGRAQAVEDVLHSIQREWDFVATDNCVPVQVALQLMDTSTLGKAEREPDFLNVHQTIQQTLKTIVNEHHQGFNSSIGTYHKIQASIQSSQGRVRGLKHALEDAKGGLMSTKPELKELATSSQKYDDIIQLFSQIQEIQSLPEKLESRLSDKRFLGAVEVLHDALRLLRRSELENIGSLGDIRAYFENQESSITDILVEELHDHLYLKSPYCSDRWKPPTQESDSTGMNGNGAGSWERPVYGFLARLDASTPMVEDASRNPEADTFSYLQLLIEALNKMGHLDIAVHRIEQRLPVELFTVVDKTNAEIDSRYPTPRGSMAQDGKTDSPTEVIEKRGHVLSEFLWTLYAKFESIAEGHRVIHDVIAAIVEREGIPKSSSLAGGFKELWKLYQSEIRSLMHDYLATDGDSIRPVDEEADARRQLYSGYRDKNKKLFKLSEAGRTTEMKAEQNELDEILRSSVPGLVSKSEEKSDESRPSDARQGTGHKILIEPSVFNMSLLLPPSLSFIQRLKDVVPVDSDMVTGSLTSFLDDFLVNVFLPQLDETVTELCTLSFIAPDAFTEDPQWSTVSPKPLFKGTVKFISIVREFSRMLSSIPHDQAFTQLLLSQIVTYYDKCCGWYKTIVTKVSPRGRGGVQLKAAAGFAETGPIRDLVVELWQGSDPNKQEVVDKETGLLIKHTDTTPLEPLDIISDPKSVVSLSLLHNSMQWLASNLAKLRQPVVDSRPSQSGSGTANRRWTLISAMKPKRDSINQPIYLPLNHETATAFDTTLQSLRDLAVISVFALHIDIRCGIIHMLTRTMAGPNPQPIRTSEPATPAPPPSGGCWHLLTSQPTAASPAILELNKDLISFDTNISTYLGAAQRQFITSGLAQFIDRVFVSSTRYIWAMNENGALRLQLDVLVLQQNLKNVIIDTAEAEEYREVVALPRSAKFLDWFLEGAEKALDYAKEEKEYLAANPGKPLTVDGEPFSYEELKVLVDLCFSEILRGPRGEDNREDFMAAKKASADALLRLSEIMWDSK; from the exons ATGAGTGGCAGGAGTGGCTACGCGAACGGCTACGGGTACTCCGACACCAGCCGCTACGATCGCGGTGACGGCGGATATGGCAACAATAGCAATCTGGGTGTGAATGGATATGGCGCCGGCGGGGGAAGAGACCGGCGCCCTGGAGGTTATGGCGGATTCTACCCAGAAGCATCGCAACAGCCCGCTTTGTCACCCGCCGCTTCGCCGGAGCGGCGCCGCGACAGATACGACCGAGATGACCGCTCCTACTCCTCGTCGCGATCACGGACACGTGGACCAGACccggagagagaaaggagagcCCAAAATCCAGGTGACGGGAGTGGGAGGTCTCGGAGAGAACCCAGTAGGCCAGGAAATACCAGCAACCAGGGCGGAGAGCGGAGGGCTCCCACTGGCGGGAGAGCACAAGCTGTTGAGG ATGTTCTACATTCCATCCAGCGCGAGTGGGATTTCGTGGCGACGGACAACTGTGTACCGGTGCAGGTTGCTCTGCAATTGATGGACACCAGCACGCTCGGAAAGGCAGAGCGCGAGCCCGATTTCCTTAATGTACATCAGACAATTCAGCAGACCCTCAAAACCATCGTCAATGAGCACCACCAGGGCTTCAACAGTTCCATCGGGACATACCACAAAATCCAGGCCAGCATACAAAGCTCCCAAGGGCGAGTCCGAGGTTTGAAACATGCGCTAGAAGACGCGAAAGGTGGATTGATGTCTACAAAGCCTGAGTTGAAGGAGTTAGCGACATCTTCTCAAAAATATGACGACATAATCCAGTTGTTCAGCCAGATCCAGGAAATCCAGTCTCTTCCTGAAAAGCTTGAATCTAGGTTATCTGACAAGCGGTTTTTAGGTGCCGTGGAAGTGCTTCATGACGCCCTCCGGCTTCTACGACGCTCAGAGCTTGAGAACATTGGATCTCTTGGCGACATTCGTGCATATTTCGAAAACCAAGAGTCTTCTATAACTGATATCCTAGTCGAGGAATTGCATGATCATCTTTACCTCAAATCACCTTACTGTTCTGATAGATGGAAGCCCCCAACTCAAGAGTCGGACAGCACGGGTATGAATGGGAATGGGGCAGGCTCCTGGGAGCGGCCTGTTTATGGATTTCTCGCAAGGCTTGATGCGTCCACACCCATGGTGGAAGACGCCTCCCGAAATCCCGAGGCCGACACTTTCTCTTACCTTCAACTTCTTATCGAAGCTCTGAACAAAATGGGTCATCTGGATATTGCAGTTCATCGCATCGAGCAGCGACTGCCGGTCGAGCTCTTCACGGTAGTCGATAAAACGAACGCGGAGATTGATTCACGTTATCCAACTCCACGAGGTTCTATGGCGCAAGATGGAAAGACCGACTCCCCGACGGAAGTGATCGAGAAGCGGGGCCATGTTCTATCCGAGTTCCTGTGGACGCTCTACGCGAAGTTTGAATCAATTGCAGAGGGGCACCGTGTCATTCATGACGTGATAGCAGCCATTGTAGAACGTGAGGGTATACCAAAAAGCAGCTCCCTGGCTGGTGGATTTAAGGAGCTGTGGAAACTTTACCAAAGCGAG ATCCGGTCGTTGATGCATGATTACTTGGCTACTGACGGCGATTCCATTAGGCCAGTagatgaagaggctgatGCGCGGCGTCAGCTCTATTCGGGATATAGAGACAAGAACAAG AAACTATTCAAATTGTCCGAGGCTGGCCGTACAACGGAGATGAAGGCCGAACAAAACGAATTGGACGAAATCCTGAGGTCTTCTGTTCCTGGTCTTGTATCCAAATCGGAGGAGAAATCAGATGAAAGTCGACCCTCGGACGCTCGGCAGGGTACCGGCCACAAGATTCTTATTGAACCTAGTGTATTCAATATGAGCCTCCTCTTACCGCCGTCGCTCTCATTTATCCAACGACTCAAGGATGTTGTTCCCGTGGATTCCGATATGGTGACTGGTTCTCTTACCTCATTCCTCGACGATTTCCTTGTCAATGTCTTCTTACCGCAACTCGATGAGACCGTCACCGAGCTTTGCACCCTCAGCTTCATTGCACCGGATGCTTTTACGGAAGACCCTCAATGGTCGACAGTCTCACCAAAACCACTGTTCAAG GGGACGGTGAAATTCATATCGATTGTGAGAGAGTTCAGTAGAATGCTATCCAGTATCCCTCACGATCAAGCATTTACGCAGCTCCTTCTCAGTCAAATAGTGACGTACTACGACAAGTGTTGCGGATGGTACAAAA CCATTGTCACAAAGGTCTCaccccgaggaagaggtggtgtCCAGCTCAAAGCGGCAGCCGGTTTTGCTGAAACTGGACCAATACGCGATCTCGTCGTCGAACTATGGCAGGGATCGGATCCCAACAAGCAGGAAGTTGTTGACAAG GAAACCGGTCTTCTGATAAAACACACAGATACAACACCGTTAGAGCCCCTCGACATTATATCTGACCCAAAGTCGGTGGTGTCACTTTCCCTCCTTCATAATAGCATG CAATGGCTTGCTAGCAACCTTGCGAAACTACGACAGCCGGTGGTGGACTCACGACCATCGCAATCGGGGTCCGGGACGGCAAACCGCCGCTGGACGCTGATCAGCGCCATGAAGCCTAAACGCGATAGTATAAATCAACCTATATACCTTCCATTGAATCACGAAACCGCAACCGCATTCGACACCACACTCCAATCATTACGCGACCTCGCAGTCATTTCAGTATTCGCTTTACATATCGATATTAGATGCGGCATTATCCATATGTTGACGCGGACTATGGCCGGTCCAAATCCTCAACCTATTCGCACCTCAGAACCCGCTACTCCCGCCCCACCGCCTAgtggtggttgctggcaTCTCCTAACGAGCCAGCCAACTGCAGCATCACCAGCGATCCTTGAGTTAAACAAAGATTTGATCAGTTTTGATACGAATATTTCAACGTATCTGGGAGCTGCCCAACGTCAATTTATCACCTCCGGTCTCGCTCAGTTCATAGACCGAGTCTTCGTCTCTAGCACCCGCTACATCTGGGCCATGAATGAGAACGGCGCATTACGACTCCAACTCGATGTCCTTGTCTTGCAGCAAAATCTCAAGAACGTTATAATTGACACcgcagaagcggaagagtATCGTGAGGTTGTTGCTCTACCGCGAAGCGCCAAGTTCCTCGACTGGTTCCTAGAGGGGGCCGAGAAGGCACTCGATTACgcgaaagaagaaaaggaatatCTGGCCGCGAACCCCGGTAAGCCGCTTACTGTGGATGGTGAGCCGTTCAGTTACGAAGAGCTCAAGGTTCTTGTTGACCTTTGCTTCTCGGAGATACTGAGGGGCCCGAGAGGCGAAGACAACCGGGAGGATTTCAtggctgcgaagaaggccagTGCAGACGCGCTACTAAGGTTGAGCGAAATAATGTGGGATTCTAAATAA